The following coding sequences are from one Sphingobium sp. Cam5-1 window:
- a CDS encoding pirin family protein, with the protein MTLHDLVIQTVSPTTHDLGDFRVHRSLPAPGRTMVGPFIFFDQAGPAKIGAGQGIDVRPHPHINLSTVTYMFEGAFLHRDSLGTEQLIEPGAINLMTAGSGIVHSERSPDSDRARESKISAIQTWLALPDGIEEMAPAFEHVSEGGLPVIDCGRASARVIMGSLWGATSPVTTYADTIYADIQLSPGGTVPIDTDADERAIYVAGGDAALDGVALLPQTLYVLRPGTRATLMSVDGGRVIYCGGEAFKTPRHVWWNFVSSSTDRLYQAREDWEAMRFPLIPGDDQEFIPIPQGRPKTVSYP; encoded by the coding sequence TTCACTGCCCGCGCCGGGGCGGACGATGGTCGGCCCCTTCATCTTCTTCGATCAGGCCGGACCCGCGAAGATCGGCGCGGGGCAGGGCATCGACGTGCGCCCACATCCGCACATCAATCTCTCGACGGTCACCTATATGTTCGAGGGCGCCTTCCTCCACCGGGACTCATTGGGCACGGAGCAGTTGATCGAGCCGGGCGCGATCAATTTGATGACCGCAGGCAGCGGCATCGTCCATTCCGAACGTTCCCCCGACAGCGACCGCGCGCGCGAGTCCAAAATCTCGGCCATTCAGACATGGCTCGCTCTGCCGGATGGCATCGAGGAAATGGCGCCAGCCTTCGAACATGTCAGCGAAGGCGGTTTGCCCGTCATCGACTGCGGCCGGGCGAGCGCGCGCGTCATCATGGGCAGCTTGTGGGGAGCGACCTCGCCCGTCACCACCTATGCCGACACCATCTACGCCGACATCCAGCTATCTCCCGGCGGGACCGTACCGATCGATACCGACGCGGACGAGCGCGCCATCTATGTCGCTGGCGGAGACGCGGCACTCGATGGCGTCGCCCTGCTGCCCCAGACGCTCTACGTCCTGCGTCCCGGCACCCGCGCCACATTGATGAGCGTCGATGGCGGCCGCGTAATCTATTGCGGCGGCGAGGCGTTCAAGACGCCGCGCCATGTCTGGTGGAATTTCGTCTCCTCTTCGACCGATCGCCTCTATCAGGCACGCGAGGATTGGGAGGCGATGCGCTTCCCGCTGATCCCCGGCGACGATCAGGAATTCATCCCAATCCCGCAAGGACGGCCCAAGACGGTGAGCTATCCGTGA